ATTGAATTAACATTGATAACTTCATTAGAGTGTGCCGGAGTTGTTTGTGAGGCTGGTGGCTTTGCGTTCACGGAAAGGGAGAGAAGGTACTTCTTCTCTATTGCTTCTTGTCTAATTTAAGTAGGATATGAATTAGTGTTAGCAACACCAAAAACTctttcaaaacaattaaaacacaaaaagcAAGTCCCGGACGCCTGTTTTCTTGGTTGGGAAAACTCTTTTAcatcacaaacaaacaaagtacAAGCAttcacattaataaaaaaacaaagattagtCCATTTACTCCttaaaactctctctctctctctctctctctgtgtcacacacacacacacacacacacacacacacagcacACAAAATTTGGTAGAAGTTCATTAAAAGATAAGATATTTGGGGTTGATAGGTTGTCAAGATGCTGGGATTGCAACAAAGacgaataaaatatttttcttggaCTTTTTTGAGAATACTTGTCCGACCATCCAAGTTCTCCTAATGATAATGCTAGGTATTAATTTACACTTGAGAGCTATATGAAAAAGTCATAGTTCTAACAAGATGCTTAACCCATGGCTGCATCCTAAAGCTACATTGCTGGCATGCTAaaactcttattcttctttctttgtgtcaaaaataaaataaaagaaacaagcatAAAGTCATAGGGACTGaaacaaaaaattccaaatccaTAATTGCCAGGAACTTGGACATAATTTGTCCAAAACTAATATATCAAGCTATGTATGTGCTAACAAAAGATCTGTTACTTAAGTGAGAAGCATCTCATAGAAATCATAGATAATCAACccaaaaaaaaggattttattTGAAGATCTCCGCAACACGTTAAAAGAGCTGTCATAGTAAGCAAATATTGCAGGAATATATTGAATCTGACGATACTAGAATACCGCAAAATATTGCTTCATTCAGTGCACCTATATCATACCTGAAGCCGATGTTTGCAGCAGCAATAGTCATTAAAACACTGAGCTGTCCAAATGAACACACACATTGGATGCTATcacatataaacatatatagcTAAGTAGGTTCCACCATTTGCTTTTCAGTTGTTTCCACTTGATTGTTGAGAGTCGGAAAACCGTAGCatgtaatgaaaaataattgccTTATTCAATATGCACGAGAATTTGGTACAGGCTTGCACATCAAAAAGATGGTATATAGCTATGACATACTAGGATGGTTAAATAACAACACAGAAAGATATGCAAATGGCCACCTCAACATGCCGAGACTAGCCTTCTAATTTCAAAACAAAGTAAAGCTCATGAAAGGTTGTTAGGAAGAAATCTGTTGATCACTGAAGTGGTGTTATACCAACAACACCTGCACAAGCAGAATAGGGAAAATCAGAAGACAATAAGTGAAATTTTTTGTTTCcgtagtaaataaataatatgaagcaTTATGGTGCTATAGTATAGGAGTATTACAGTTGCTTATAATACATGATGCATTTCACAATCTAAATAATGCAGTTTGATCATACTCCTTGGACTAAAACATTCAAGGAAGACCAAAGCCAAAGGCAGATGCCCATAAAAATGTCATGCTGAGGAATTCATAGTGTTCTTATgaataaatactataaaatcATAAAGCAGAAGTATTTAGAATGGTCAAGCAGCTAGAATAGTTCAAGCTAAAACCAGAGCCCAAGAGAAACCACTTTATGAAGTTTTTCACACTGATCCCTTCAAAAATGTATTCCCCACtgacataataaataataatttactataaaAATCTAGAAAGGCATCATACATCTTTGTTAGAGGTGAAGAATATATCATGCACTGACGCATTGGCAAGCTATTATCACAATCATACAAATCATTTCACTAATATGGCTGAACTACAGGttgcaataacaataacaaaggACTGCAAATTGAACCGAGCATATCCACATATTGACCATAAGCATGGTTTTGACTAAAAGCATATTGGTAAAAGCAAATGGTAGCAGAATCCTAATAATGGAACCTTGGGCAAGAACATGTGCATTTGCCAAGAAACTAGTGGGCCAATTTGAGTGACAAAGACTTCAACATGGGAATTCTTGTGTCTGGAATGTATAAGATTATTGTTGCAATTTATGTTGATCAACCCCAGTGCTCACAACACAAATTATAAAGCGAGGTACTAAAGCCAGCAATGGCTACGCTACTATTGCCCAACCATatcaaaaaataacaaatcaaatgaATAAGCACTAAGTTTCAGGGACAATATATAAAATGCCAACTTATGTTGTCAAAACCTTAGAAAATTATCAGGCATTTCCAGAAAAAagcaatatgaaatatttacaCCGAGaaaatgttttatattaatGCAACTAAAAtccagaaataaaaaaatagtggaaatacatAAAAGTGCAGCAATATAACATACCACAGGCCAACCTTCCTCCAGCATTTCCAGTTGTAAGGCTAAGTTCATGACCACCTACAGGAAAAGATGAGATACAAATCACCTCAACAGGCATGGAGGGGTAGTCACACAGACACGTATTTATATAGAACAACAAGATACAAGTCACTCTCAGCGCACATGCGCGCACACCGGACACACACATGTATTAAGATGGATAAATCtatgctaaaaaataaaacataagatgaaATACGTTGATTTATATCAGTGAGCTGCATGTTTTACCTTTCCCAAGATCATCTTCAAGTTCATGAACCACAAGTGCTCGCCCAATGACTGCATTAGGGCCGCTTAGTGGAATCTGTACATGTGATTAAAAGTATAGCATGATATAGAACATTAGGTGCTAGAAACAATATGAACTTGAAAATAAGCACAGAAATATTgattaaatacataaaatcaattttcaCATTCCCAAcaccaatttataaaataggCAAAAGGtgcaattaaaatttatgttttaccAGATTATCGACAATTGTTGCCTCAGCCACACCTGTATTATTGAAGAGTGAGGAAAGCAGCAAAGATTCATAAGTTATCATTACACTTTCAAAGCATATCAAATGTCATTCCAGATCATACCATCAGAGTTGGCAACTATGTTTCCCAGGTCACCCGCATGACGGATTTTATCCTCTGGAGCACCATGTGTCAAATTATTTGGGTTGAAGTGTGCCCCTATGAAAACAAAAGCACTGTTTATTCATTATTAGAAaacaatacacacacacacacacacacacacacacacacatgtttATATTACATCTATTACAAGGGAGAATCTTGTATTGATCCCTAGCATAAAGGTTCCAGAGACAAGAACTTAAACAGATATAGCATACGCTCAGATATTAACTTCCAAAAAATTCTCACaaaatagttttgattgattttcagTGGATAAATTGTGGTTTGAGCATCATGATAAGATAAATGATTAATCTGGCAAAATCAATCTGACTGACCTGTTGATATGCAGCCATTGGTAGTGTCACCAAACTCATGCTGCCGGAGAGCGAACATAGAATAGTTAATAGCTCATTTATAGCTCAAGAAAATGGAAgaacaaattatctttttggATCGCAAGGCACTCACAAGGTGGAAGCCATGAAGTCCTGGGGTAAGACCAGTAACACGAACCTTCACAGTCGTAGGACCTATTGGAGAAAGCAAGGGAAATCAttctttaaatatttgaatatagtCAAGATATAAAGTGAAAAgtaaatatgacataattttacaaaaaacaaagaatttatCTTCTTGTCAGTGTGGAAGAAgaacatcaaaaaaaaaaaagaatgtgaACCATGCCATGTAATGGGTAGCTATTTACAAAATTCGTCAAACAAGAATAAGCTCCGCACCCACTTTCATTAACTGGGGATAGCTGATTGGATGATCATCATTTTTCATACGCATGCCCACCTTGGTTGCTAACAGTTTTATTTAGGGTTTTTGGCTTTCTACAATTCCATTTATTCATGGCCCAATAGAAAAGCAGGTAAAATAAAAATGGCATTAACACAGTTCTCCACACAGCTTAGTTTTTGAGGGTGTCCAAAGGTAAATGCGTAATCCCTTTATCTGTTCATCAGACAACTGGATTCAATATAGTACTCAAATATACTAAATTTTTCTGCCAATTACTTGTCAGAAATAGCACTTcaaaccaaataaaactctTGAGCTTAAAGAACTATGTGAAAGACAGCAAATTCCACTCCTAAACTGTGGAGATGTAACATGCAGATAGACAGATTTAAACTACTTATTGATGATTCTTATCATTTATCAACTTAATGGGCAAACATCGGGGAAaaaattgctttttttcttttcatcaagaATAAGCAGGCCTCCCTGGTTCCAACTTAGGGTCTTTACGTACAGAAAATAGAAAGGCATTGCACAGGCAGTCAAACAATATCAAGATAAAAGCATTAATCCTTATGAGCATACAACTCTGCTAAGTTCATTGCATTGTGAAACTGGTACTAGTCAAGGCAATCTATTTAGTATTTACTCCAAACAATAGAATGAAAAGACAACCAAAAAAGTCTACTCTTCAATTACTGCTGACAGTCTAccatcaatagtaaaatcaatgACAAATTGACACATTTGagtaatgaaagaaaaattcatCATTATTAGCactaaaaatcaatcaatcaatcaataatcTCCAGCCAGTTTCATACGCCTCTTGATGAAATTACTCCACGCAAACCAACACCAATTCTCAACAAAGAAACTAGTCTACCAACTAGCATTCCATGAAACCAGTAACAAGAATCAAGTAAACTAGATAGACAATGCCGAAAACACACCATCGTCATCCTGGACGAGGGTGACGACGCCCTCCACATCCGAGTTGCCCTTAAGAACGGCGACGGCCTTCTTCGATGCCGCAACTATGGTCAGAGACCTCGAAGCCGTGCTGGCGGAGGGAGAGCGGAGGTAGAGCCTGAGAGGTTGGCCAGCGAGGAGAGAGGAGCGAAATGGGAGGT
This sequence is a window from Dioscorea cayenensis subsp. rotundata cultivar TDr96_F1 unplaced genomic scaffold, TDr96_F1_v2_PseudoChromosome.rev07_lg8_w22 25.fasta BLBR01000427.1, whole genome shotgun sequence. Protein-coding genes within it:
- the LOC120254355 gene encoding superoxide dismutase [Cu-Zn], chloroplastic-like; protein product: MATVLSTSIAHPPSPAHLPFRSSLLAGQPLRLYLRSPSASTASRSLTIVAASKKAVAVLKGNSDVEGVVTLVQDDDGPTTVKVRVTGLTPGLHGFHLHEFGDTTNGCISTGAHFNPNNLTHGAPEDKIRHAGDLGNIVANSDGVAEATIVDNLIPLSGPNAVIGRALVVHELEDDLGKGGHELSLTTGNAGGRLACGVVGITPLQ